In Rhizophagus irregularis chromosome 24, complete sequence, the sequence TTGAAAGAGGGTTGCAATTTTTTGACACATCATTTAGCATCtagtatcattttcattttggTAAATCAGGAGTATCAgttgatgaaaatattttaaaatttccgtaagattattattatgatgtttTGGGAGATATGAATAGTCAAACGATCATTTTgcttattttagataaaattttaaagttagaTTCTTAAATGCGTATTAAAACCTATGCGTagtaatatagaaaatttttggGTTCACCTGACCTATATATGTATAGCTCGGTGTGCACATGGTCTTGACAGGTAACAAACACGGAATAGATCAGTCGCAgatacacaattcaaattgttTATACAGAGCATCACCGCAAGTATCTCGTTTTAAAGCAAAAAGTGAAAATATggatattgataatatatcCAGTGTTGAAAATTTTCGAGTTATacaatgtaaaattattagtacGAAAAATACGAAAAATCATATAACGTGAAATTATTAGTACGAAAATACGAAAAATCATACAACGTAAAATTATTAGCACGAAAAATAaggaaaaatcaaaaaaaaattatttttaaaggtcCGTCTGAGTACggaaaaattgaaattttttttttcgtactaATTTCTATTACCATTACAATATCGTACTATTTTACTATATGCTCATCTTATGATAGCATCTATCCTATTTTTaacatactttatttaaataataatattttgttgcATAAAATggcaaaaatttttcataaaaattttatgagtTCATTAAATTTCctcttctttatttaataataagtagTTTTTgatctttataatatatttatcgaTTAGTTGGAACTCAAAATTATCTTTAGTTACAACTACAGTAGAGAAACTAAGTACTGCttcttagtattttaaaacACTTTAGAAACTATCTTTTCGTCAACCTAccgttataattaaaaattcttttataaaagataattacccacaataataaataataacgtatgtaattattttaaaaagttctcaaaaaggaaataaatacaataaaaattcttttataaaagataattatccacaatcataaataataacgtatgtaataattttaataaaaatgcatCAAAACGATAACGAAGATCCTTATCTTTTGGatgtaaatacaaaaaaaaagagtaaccATAGTAATCATaactgaataataaaaatttttagcgAGTAGATagtaatttacatttatatatccatgttatttatataaattacttaaaattatgtGAATCTTCATAAAGTATATAAGGAATTAAAAAGAGTGTTAAAAAGGGATAATATGAcgttattttttatgattgtctcatgaaaaaatatggtaaattGATCATCTGtacaaaaattgttaaaaaaaattattaaaattattaaaattgataattttttttgatcgtcAGACACTTAGTGACTAAGGATAGTAAATCGGTAATGTTTATGTTTCTATGTTgcgcaattttttttttttatgcacgCACGTTACCGTCGTAACGCATCCGGCATcccttattcttttttaaaagattttatgcAGGTACCTTCCATAAATGATTGATTTTTCAGTACGGAATGTTCTTCCATGCGACAATTGAAAAGAAAACTTTATGATTTGCAGGTGTTACAATTCAttatagaataatataaatacgaCTGCCAAcgtcgttttttttttaaaaaaaaaaaataaaaagaaagaaaattttttttcgaaaaaaaaaataaaataaaaccatCACTCGGTACCGAATTAATAAACTATTCCAAAATTGGAACACAATCGATTTAGTTATAAATTATGCCACCTTCGGTTAAACAATATGATACTTATTTGGACAAAACTAATGTCAAAGATGATTTAAAccatattaaagatttttgcTCACAATTTCCaaaagataaacaaaattatatagaagATTTAAACGCAACTCCTGAACATAGACCTCAAGTGTTAGTATGGGCTCCATCACTCACTTATTTTGTTTACGTTCATAGAGTTTtgaaaaatgttattattactttGTTATTTGAATGGTCAATGCCAATATTTCATCCGTTTAATTTCTGTTTGTTGATTACGGTATTTCCTACTTTGATTATTGGAATCATTATATTGGAAGTTGCTTTACATATTGGACTTAAGTTTGGGTTAGGAGAATTGATTCAAAGGATTGCTGATGAATGGGCAGATGGTTTATCGATCGTTAATTGgtgtaagaattttttttttttctttttaaattatatatgttcatatatatatacgtatataaaatttatttattgacttttaaaattctttatataggGGACCCAAGAATATTTACATCAGAGGTAGATGAAATCGTAAAGGATGGAATTATTGCGTTGGATGCTCCTTTACCACCACCATTACCCGAAGAACAATTAGATGATTCAATATTTGGGGTTGAAGGAACGATACAACATCGCGGGTTTCATCTTGACATTGCagaattgttattatttatgtctTGTATTATATATGAGCGTAATGATGAAATAGTTAGAAACGCTCATAAATTAACGAGTGAAATTACGAGACAAAAAGGAAAATCTATAACACAAGAAGATATTAAAACCATTACAGATCGATTGAAAGAAAGTGAAAGTCGTATACATGAACAAGCAAGAAAATGGGGATTGAAATTCACTTCATTATCAGAATTAAATTCATTAGGAGGTCCTTTTTCAGGAATGTTTTGGAGTTTAgaacataattttattgttgttGTATTTAAAGGAACAACGCCGCTTAATTTTGAAGATTTCgttattgatttaatgttTCAACGAACTGATGCAAGAAGTTTTGTATTTGGAGAAGTTCATGAAGGATTTTATACTTCGTTATTTCCACAAAGTGGACATTCTACATCAAGATCAAGTCGCTCTTCTCCTTATATAACAATACTTAGAGCCATTAGATCAAAAGCTGCTGAAATTCAAGATCTTCGATCtgaaaaagtaaaagtaaatGTTTGGGTAACCGGTCACTCGctaggtaaattttattttaaaattggagttaattaatttaatttaaaattatactaatttcatatttcataCCATTTAGGTGCTGCACTTGCTAGTTTGTTTTATACTCGTCTCATTAAATCACCAGGAGATCTTGGaccaaattgtattttaagaGATGGATATATGTTTGGTAGTCCAAGTATTGGTGATGCAGATTTTGCCGCTGAATTCGCCTCTTATACTAATTCACCGTATGATAGGCATAATACTCTTTGGAGAATTATTGATGATACCGATATTATTACTAAACTTCCACCTGGTTGGTCCGATCCATCCGTTAGAcgtgtaattaataaaagtagtATTTTGAATTATGCACATGTTGGAGAAGGTATTAGATTTTTCCAAGATGGAAGTAGACCTTCtagtacaaaaaatttattttcttcagGTAAAGAACCTATTATTATTGAACGGGCCAGTGATAATCTTAGTTTCATAGGATGGACTAGATCGAATGTGAATGAACTCTTTGGATGGGCTAAATTGAATATGAATGATGATGGAGAAGATAATGTAGAGAAATCACATTCAAGTAAAAATGTTTTTCAAGAATATAAGCATAAGGAAGGAAGTCCTTTAGCCattatagaaaaattgatgcctaccttttttaaaaatcatttaccTGCTAGATATTTTTCTGTTATGCAAAGATCgagaaaatattttgattattcacATAGTAGTACAACTGTTAATGAAAAAGATAACACCTACGCTAGTGGAAGTAAGAACTTTCAAGAATTTGCCGAAAAACATATTGAAaagtgaatttttattaattaatttgatggATATACAGTATGTCgcataaatatatttatcaaaaactgtatttattaaattatattaattatacttttttctGAAAAAGATTTTGTATTGTATTTCGagattttatcaataaaaaaaaaatacatttaggcaaaataataatctatgGTACGCAAGCGTCATcatgatcaaaattttcaaattaaataatttaagtatttcgcattgaaaaaaagaaaaattcgaaatatatTCGTGACATGAAAAGCAGATTTTAACTTAAAATTCGTTTTAAACAAAGCTCTGAATTTTAAATTCGTTTAAGTAAAactttgaatttaaattcgtTTAAGTAAAAAACCTTATGTTCCTATATTGTAACACAATATTCTATTGTGATAATGATTCATAGAAAtcccaaaaaaagaaaaaaaaaccacaaCATGCGTTGTGAATTTTACAATGAGAAACAaaaattctgaattttttttttttttttttaaaaaaaaaaaaagataaaatttttaaaaaataatttaataataaaaaatttaataaaatttttaataatgattaattaaaaataaagtagataaaaatacaatataatacaCAACCTTCTAATGTTTGAATTGTTTGAATTGTTTGAATTGCACATTTAATCGTTCtaatccctttttttttttactacccatttttataatactaaaataccCATAATTAATCCACCTATAATAATACTACAATCTATTAAATTCCaacttaaattattaccaCCATTATTAGGTCTAGTAGAAGGTACGGGTACGTGACCAGTTAAGATATTGGTTATACTGTTTGTTTGTGATGAACTTGAACTAACCGTAGAAACCGTTGGACTAggtaattaaagaaattatttgttaaagaatattgtttaattaaaattagaatataatcgaaagaaatttaaaattttaaaatttaaaattacctATTATTTGGTGTACCTCCTGGGGAAGGAACATTATTAGACGGTTGTGGCACTCCAGGAGCAGGAGTAACAGGTTGAGGTTGAGGTTGAGGTTGAGGCGCTCCAGGCTGAGGCGCTCCAGGCTGAGGAGCGCCAGGTTGAGGTGCTCCAGGTTGAGGTGCTCCAGGTTGTGGTGGAGGTGCTCCAGGAGAACCATTGGGAGAACCGGGAGCAGCTGGTCCTGGACCAGGTACACTGGTATCAGTTGGAGCAACAACTGGTGGTGGTGCTGTTACTGTAATTGTAACATCAGGCAATGTACTTACTACTACTGCTGTTTTTGTTACTTGCGATAATCCTTTTGGAAGGAAAGTTATTAAAAGAagtattgatattattaagaatGTGAATGACTTTTGTTGTATATCCTtcataattaatgaaaaagtatatatatatatatatatatatctattattttaaaattatataatttttttttttttaagaaaaaattttttttttaaaaaaaaaagacaaaggaagaattgaaatttgaaactctttatttatattacaaaccCTTATAtaccttttatatataaacatgGATATTAATGCAAACCCCAAACAAACACTAAACCTGTGTTACAGTTATTCGCACTACTTATTTTTGTGTAAGTCCCCGGATTTAGAAATTTCGATATATTAAATGACGTCATCAAACCATTTAAtggttagaattttttttttttggaacggttaaaaaaaagaaaaagaaaaaaatatcaaaaaaatatctcgagaaaagttttgaaaaatttcatggATTTATATAAAGACATTACCTTTTAGATCATAATAAgggtataataaaaaaataactgataaGGATAATTCGGGTTGAAAATTTAACcgaattatgaaaatcaatatattaaaaatcgcAAATTTTCAATGATGATTACTTAATGATGTTACTATAAATAACAAACATCTGACGTTTAATTGATTTGGATTACAAacaagataaataataattacattactgtcattttaattaataaatagtaattgttatttaatgattccaaacatgaaaaaatactcgtaaataaagtataaaaaatttttatttgaacaattttatgattttgtaAACTGAAATTGTGGAATATGCCAATACGATGAATTTTAACgctagtattaaaaaaaaaacgttaataataatttaacttataAACTATTTCGTTAGCGAACGTAAGACAgcttttatcattttttttttctatggacttcaatatacttttattaacttttagtTTTAAGACGCTCTTTTATGAGATAACGCAAATTTGTAGATATCGAAAATATTGTCATCCTGACAAAATCCGTATTAATTTCCATAAATCTAAAGGATAgcaataatttcaatatttaaattaataaaaaaaaaactttcaaagGAAATAGTTAGCGAGTTATCATGATTTAAAAGAGATGGCTGCGCTAATTGAAtaaactaaaagaaatatcaCATACGCGAATATTCACGTTTATAATAGAGTTTCAAAATACTAACTGAAAAGTTCCATACATAACCTGAATAGATAAGATTTTATTCTGTGTGAAATTAaacgtaaaaatatattatcaataaaatcaataaaatttcgaattttaagaataaaaatggTACAGTAATAAATCGATGCTTTTAACGACTTTTTAAACTTGTAAATAAAACTTGTAAATGAAcgaactttataatttttatcatggtATATATTAACGCAAAAATAATACGAGCTAACttttagaaattatattaatgaaaaagtaataaatttaaattttattcattagtaatattatttatatactcaaattatttgtttatttaaaaatgctGTAAATACCGTAAGTATAataagataatattttattaattaattaaaattgacgCAATAACATCTTGAATTATTACAGATACTGCGATTCTCACAATACTAAATCAAGAAAcagaattatgattttatatctGTCGTTATCGTTCAGCCCAATAGGATCATGCAGATTTTCATAgaccgatatttttattaggtaTAGCGATAACACATGATTGAGagtgaaaaaaatatggaatattttgtagaaaaagtttaaataaaccttataaagtggattaaaaataacataaaagtgaaagttaaataaaacttatttatgATGTTATCGTTCTGACGTTTTTTGATcatgcattaattaataacacaCTTGGATGTGGGTCGCAGGGACCTTCATTGATTGGTGAAAATGGCACTACGTGACCCATTTTCATCCGATCATTCGGTCCTGTGACCGATATAGCTACTCCCCCAtccaattatattaaaattaataggaAAATTTCAACATTAAAGAACATTAAagactattataataaatcgtCCAATCAAATTCATCGTCCGATATCTATATGACACTATGTAATACGTTATGTAacaaatatacaattttaaattttatttaatataaatataaatatacaatacattacttaatatactaatacaaataaacaatatatataatttttttactttagaaaTCACATCTTTTACGATTGCTCAAATTCATATTATGCcaataatcatataaaattatgatatcatCCACTTTGCCTGATACAtgctttttataattataaatatcaacATTAAATGAAACATAAATCAAACCATCCAACTTTAACCCAAAATGCCAatataaatcaagaaataatcttataataataatccaataataatccataatataataaaatccataattattaaatgatttaatagttgaaataaatattttaattaatctttcAATAATCCAACAAATTCCAATAAAACTAGAACAAATaacacataatataaaaatgaataaataatgaaatggtataaatattgataaaataaaacatttaatttttgatgaaatattttcaagattattaaaaatttcattaaatgattcataagtaaataaatatggaATACAAAACCAACAAATTAATGTTgatattaatttcatcattattacatATGGTATGATGAtcattatgtaaattataattattacgtTAAAGTCAATAAAactaattgattttaaaataatccatttaaaaatataaattttataatattgaatttttttggaaattttaatagaattgaaattccaaaaattttgtgtaatttttaaattttgtttatatatttcaaatattaatgaacaatttaataattcttcaatataataattttcataataatatttatatattatataaaatattgatgcTGTTGAAGATATTGAATAAAGTGAATATTCTGGtcttacaaatattattattattcgatATATTAATATGGAAAATATACTATATCCTATGATAATTATAACACAAATtggaatatatattataattatcaaaggtgaaaataaaaatgaataaattcttATCCTCAAATCAAATTCTTTCTCTGTGAAAATGAAtgaatataattgatatattgTCGGTATATACCATATTAATGTAGTAccgaaatttaaaattaagagTATacatataatcataaaataaagaataatatcaattataataagtaCTGAAAGACTCGTTACTTTTGAAATCCAAAATAagatgaacattttttttgacatttttttttttctgaaaaattataaagaaaagcTTTTACGATCGGAATTTATTCCGTTTATAGCTAGTGTGATAGATATTATCTTTGAAGATTAgcttaaattagttaaaattcaGTAAATCTTTTCTTTTGGAAGTTTATGACGCAAAAAAGgggccaattttttttttttaattttgtcaTTGTTTTCCTTCctcttatcattttttaaaagataaaaaaagtcTCGTGATATGTAAGTTTATTCCgtagtaagttttttttaaggCGATGAAGCTTTATAGAACAATATACTGTGTATTCccaaatttaaatgaaaaattgagACGGAATTATTTATTACGTTTATCAAATTACGATAATTTCGATTTTCAATAGGGGGCATGATATTTGACATTTGACAACCAccacaatatataaaatcgaAAATAGATCTACAATATTTAACCGAAAAAATCAAGTTGGATCTACATTTTGCGAAAAATGATGTTCAGTTCGTTGATAAGAAATTATCAAGTCAAGTGAGTATCGCTTCTTCTTTATTAACAAGCAAACAAAGTGACAACCTCATgataattgttattaaaaaaggaCTAAGAACTTTGCGCAACCTTTTGGAAGTACTGTATATCCTtgatatgaattatttatagataCCGGGTAACAACGTGCGTAGAACTCTGTCAGTTCGCTCAAGCTGTTCTATTTAAATAGGTATTTGATGAGAAAACTTACTTTAAAGTTCGTtatgctttttttattttttgagtgGATCATTAAggatattttattcataattaaaGCGGTTATGGGTCAAAAGACCGACAAACAAAAGACCGATACAACATAATCCCGATCTACAAAATCGCGAAACTACAAAATCCCGACTAGGACAAAATATCGACTAGTTCAAAATCCCGAAATACAAAATCGtctaatacaataaaaattttatagattgtAATTAATAGAATTGTTACAATTGTACAAacatatatttactattatagttaaagaacaaataaatcaataaaattgcataattgattatttaaagtatattgTGTAAATCATTTAATGTACATA encodes:
- a CDS encoding uncharacterized protein (SECRETED:cutsite_GLS-QV; SECRETED:prob_0.7960); SECRETED:SignalP(1-28), whose product is MKDIQQKSFTFLIISILLLITFLPKGLSQVTKTAVVVSTLPDVTITVTAPPPVVAPTDTSVPGPGPAAPGSPNGSPGAPPPQPGAPQPGAPQPGAPQPGAPQPGAPQPQPQPQPVTPAPGVPQPSNNVPSPGGTPNNSPTVSTVSSSSSQTNSITNILTGHVPVPSTRPNNGGNNLSWNLIDCSIIIGGLIMGILVL